AATTATGGCGGTCATCGCCACCCTTGCCATAGGGGGACTTGTCTGGACACTCGAAAGAACGGCGGGGAGATTGACGAAGCCTGTCCCGGGAGACACTCCATAATTTTATGGAATGGTGTTACCTTCATATTTGTGATAGTATTTACACCTATATAGAATGAGGAAGTGACATAGTGATTAATATAACGATTCCAACTCCGGATATCACGATTACCAAACAGGTTAACCCTGAGCTCAGCCATATTTACGGATTTACAGATTTCCACCTGATTCCTAGAGATAAGGCTGGTATCTTTATGTTTTACAACGCACAGGAGGAATTGCTGTTCGTTGGTAAGGCAAGAAAGCTAAGACCCAGAATCAAAAAGCATTTTGAAGATAACGTATCGCCGATCAAGGCCAATCGGAACGAAGTGGCGATTATTGAGGTCTGTATTGTAGAAGATGCGGTAGATCGTGAAATTTATGAAACCTACATCATCAATTCGCAAAAGGCTAAATATAACGTTGAAAAAGTGTTTTTTAAATAAAGAAGCAACTGCTTTATGACAAAAGAGCAATAAGCCGCAGTCGTGCACTGCCCTTATTGCTCTTTTAAATTCGTGCATTTAGATCCTCTCAAGGACGGGGCGATATAGTATGAACAAAACCGACCGCTTGCTGGCTATCTTGCTAGAGTTACAACGTAAGGATATTATACGGGCCGAGGATTTAGCGGCGATTTTCGAAACGAGTGTGAGAACGATCTATCGGGATATTCAGGCTCTCAGCGAATCGGGCGTACCGATTGTAGGAGCACCGGGTATTGGATATTCTTTGATGGAGGGATACTTCCTGCCTCCTGTAAGCTTTACTGTAGAAGAGGCTGTAGCGCTGCTAATCGGAACAGATTTTGTCGAACAAAAATTTGATACAGACTATGGCATGAAGGCGCAAACTTCACGCAGAAAAATCGAAGCTATTTTACCAGAGAGCGTTCGCAGGGAAGTTGCCCAGGTGCGAACGACCATCAGACTGCTGGCGGTGAGTAAAGGGACAAACCATAGAGAGAAAACGTATTTGGAAACGCTGCGCATCGCTGTATTGAACAAACGGAAGGTTCGGTTTAGCTACTCCAAAAAATTGCCAGAGGCTGACGGGAATCGCCAAAGTGTGCGTGTGGTCGCCCCGTATGGTCTTGTACTGCTGCATGGTTCGTGGGTTTTGATAGGACAATGCGAATTGCGGCAGCAGATGCGCCATTTCCGTTTGTCGCGTATGGACGAGCTGATCATGCTGGAGGATAGCTATCAGTTGCCTAGTGATTTTAATTTGCAGGATTATAAACAACCCGATGACCGCCATGTAAATGTCCGCATACAAGCCAATTCGAATATTGTAGATAAAGTGAAGGAAGCGAACCATTTTTACATGGAGTCCATGGAGGAGCATGCAGATGGACTGCATGTACTCTATCGCGTCAGACAGCCAGAGGAGTTACTATCATGGATACTTGGATGGGGTGCAGACGTGGTGGTGCTGGAGCCTGAATCGCTTCGCGAGCGTGTCCGTACGGAAGTGGAAAAAATGTTGAAATGCTACTGACATAATGCTGTCAGTAGCATTCTTGTATAGTAAAGCTACTTTGATAGAGAGGGGCATTTACTATATGAATACAAGCGAAACATTACAGCGTTTTGAAGAAACGGTACAACACTATCTTCTTGAATTGGACAGCTTCAGCTTGGAGCAATTGCAGTACACACCGCAGGAGGGACAATGGTCGCTTGGACAAATGTATCTTCATTTGGTGAACTCTGCTCTTTATATGCATCTTAGGAACATAGATCTTTGTCTACAGTCTAATGGGGAGAAGGGGGATAAAACGGAGGCGGGCACAGCCGCATTTAACTTGGGAAGCTTTCCACCCATACGTATCCAAGTTCCACCATCTCCGCAGTATACTCCCCCCCAACCGACGAGCAGAGAAGAGATTGTAGAAGGATTAAACGTGGTGATCCGTAAAATGAGAGAGATTGAGCCGACCGTTGAGAAATCAACAGGGTCGTCTACCGTCTCTCATCCCGGATTTGGCGCGTTGAATGCGGGAGAGTGGTTTAGACTCATCGAGATGCATTATCGTCATCATCTTTTGCAGATGGAGCGCTTGAAGCACGCAATAGCCGGTTAATCGTCTCCCGGCGCAGCCCGATGAACTGCCCAATTTCCTCCTGTGTCAGCACGTCTGTTAACGTAGCGGGTGCGATGTAGGAGTGGAACCAGCGTTGAAGCTTCCGAAGCTTCTCGGCAGGCGATACCTCCGTGAGCTGGTCAATTCGTTGCTGCATCATGCGCAGCTTATCCTGTAGCTGCAAAGCAATGGCTCGACATTGAGCCGGGTCTTGCTCTAGCTTCAGGTACCATTCTTTTTGCGACAGAACCTCAACCTCAGAGGTGACCAGCGCCATCGCGGTACCATAATAAGGATTGGGACTGATGAGAGAGTGATGCGGGATAATTTCATCGGGCACAATTACATTAACTAAAATTTGCGAGCCGTCTTCATGAACTCGGACAATTTTTAACAAGCCGCTCTTTAAGTGATATAAAGGGCCTGATTCCCCTTGTCGAAATAAGGTCTCGCCTTTGTGTAATATCATGAACGTGTATAGCCTCCATTTCATGTATTCCAGCTTTTAGATGAATCCGCCATTGACGCGGATGGTCTGTCCGGTAACCCACTGCGACTTAGCGCCGACCAGAAACTCAATCACATCAGCGATATCTTCCGGTTCACCGAGACGACCCATAGCATTCATTTTCTTTATGCCTTCGATCTGTTGCTCTGTTTTTCCTGCCTGAAAAAGCTCTGTGTTGACAGGGCCGGGAGCCACGGCATTGATCGTAATTTGCCTGCTTCCGAACTCCTTGGCCAGCTGACGGGTAAATTGCTCCACTGCGCCTTTCGTACCCGCGTATACGCTATAAGCCGGAAACATTTGTCCGATCACGGACGTGGACAGATTCACAATTCTTCCGTAGTTCTCCATGTATTTCATCGCTTGCTGACAGGCAAAGAAAGTACCTTTTACATTCAGTGCGAATTGTTGGTCAAAATCAGCTTCGGTCACCTCAGCCAGAGGTTTGGTAATCATCAGCCCGGCGTTGTTAACCAGAATATCCACTTTGCCGAATTCAGCAATCGTATTTGTAAATAAGGCTTCAATATCGCCCATCTTGCTCAGATCAGCGTGGAGAGCTATGGCCTTTCCGCCTTTTTGAATAATGCCTGCTACCACTTCTTTAGCTCTGTCCGGACTACTGGCATAATTGACGACTACACTAGCACCTAGATTAGCCAGCTGCTCGGCAATGGCACGTCCAATTCCCCTGGAGGAGCCAGTGATAATCGCTATTTTCCCTTCCAAATGCTTCATATGTGTTTGGCCTTCTTTCTATATATTTTAAGATATCCCTTTTTCTAAAAGCATCCACACTTCTGCAAACTCCTGATCAATCGTCGGATTCTTCCATTCGTAAGCATGTGCGGGATGATGAAAACGGGCTGTGGCATAGAAAAGCGTACGCGCCAGTTGGGGCGGCTGATCCGCTGTGATACCCCCGCGCACAATAATATCAGCGAGCTGATCCACAATGTGGGCGATATGTTGGTCGATTAAATCCGCGGCTTGCTCGGTGACCCGGGTATACATCTCGAACATTTCCTCGTCATCGCGGGCATAATACTGCTTAAGTTCGACCAAGGTCTGTATATATCGTTTTAAGTGCGATATTCCTAGCACAGATGAATCCTGGCATATCTCCGTTAACGGATCGATAATCTTTTCATTTAGCCATTTTTCGGTCACGCCTTCAAGAAGCTCGGCTTTACTTTTAAAGTGTCGGTAAATAGTGCCGTGACTTACTCCTAACACTTTGGCAACATCCGTCACGGAGCTTTTGGTTACACCAAAACGTCTAAGGGTGTCTTCTGTCGCGATAAGAATCTGTTCCTTGGTCAGTATATCTGAGGATTTTTCCATAGAGACACGGTTGACTTACCGTGTGAGTCACCTCCTTGAAGTCAGGATAACACAAAGAGTATCAAATGACAAATATACGTTTTTGTCATTTGATACTCTCTTTTTAAAGAATCTAAAGAAGTGACCAGGAAACCTACAAGAGCGATTCGATGACAGGGTCAATAGCACAGGTTGCCGTTGTTACTTCAAATCTGGCTTTTACATAGCCGCCGCGATCAATCAGGAATTTGGAAAAATTCCACTTGATACCGTCGCCAACGTATATTTCTGGATATTTATCCTGCAAGAAATCGTCCATCCATTGACCGTCTTTGGCCTGGGTATCGAAGCCTTGAAACGGTGCCTGTTGGGTCAGATATTGAAATAAAGGATGAAGGGAAGAGCCTCTTACCTCCGTCTTCTCAAATAATGGGAAGGTTACTCCATGCTTAATTTGACAAATTCCCTGAACCTCCGAATTGCTACCCGGCTCTTTTCCATTGAATTGGTTACAAGGAAAAGCAAGGATTTCAAAACCTTGTTCTCTCCGTCTTTCATAGAGCTTTTGCAGATCAGCGAATTGGCTGGAGAAGCTACACATGCTGGCAGTGTTTACAATAAGGAGAACCTTACCTCTATAGTCTGACAATTCAATCGGTTTCCCGTTAATTGAGGTTGCTTGAAAATCATAAACAGACATGTTATCGTTCCTCCTCGCGTTATTTTTTAATACATCATATATCTAGAGTTGTTATTGGTCCAATATATTATCGGGATTAACTTTATAGGTATTTACAATAATTGCGTCATGTAAAGAGCCATAGTACCCCTCTCTCTCTCTTGAAATCAAAGAAGACTTGGCTTAGAGAAAGTAGGAGATTTGCCTCTTACATAGCAAACTGTGGCATTCGCCGTTACCAAGATAGAATATAGATGCATATTCATGTAGTGTGTGCAAAAACCCAACAGAATCGAGGGATATTCGTGCCCATTGGAAAGATGATTCAATACAAGGAAATGCAACAACATCCCATTTTACGCTCGCACTTGCCCGAAACCCGCTGGATTACGAATGCAAGGACTTTACGGATGCTGGATACCTACCGCACTGTTTTTATCAAGCCTAATTATGGCAGTGGAGGAACCGGCATCATACGCGCGAAAAAGGTAGGGAGGAGATATGAGGTTCGTTGCGGCTCCAGTCGCAGAGTCGTTAGATCCCACGCTGTAAGAAGAGCAATTAGAAGC
This window of the Paenibacillus polymyxa genome carries:
- a CDS encoding SDR family oxidoreductase; its protein translation is MKHLEGKIAIITGSSRGIGRAIAEQLANLGASVVVNYASSPDRAKEVVAGIIQKGGKAIALHADLSKMGDIEALFTNTIAEFGKVDILVNNAGLMITKPLAEVTEADFDQQFALNVKGTFFACQQAMKYMENYGRIVNLSTSVIGQMFPAYSVYAGTKGAVEQFTRQLAKEFGSRQITINAVAPGPVNTELFQAGKTEQQIEGIKKMNAMGRLGEPEDIADVIEFLVGAKSQWVTGQTIRVNGGFI
- a CDS encoding DinB family protein; translated protein: MNTSETLQRFEETVQHYLLELDSFSLEQLQYTPQEGQWSLGQMYLHLVNSALYMHLRNIDLCLQSNGEKGDKTEAGTAAFNLGSFPPIRIQVPPSPQYTPPQPTSREEIVEGLNVVIRKMREIEPTVEKSTGSSTVSHPGFGALNAGEWFRLIEMHYRHHLLQMERLKHAIAG
- a CDS encoding helix-turn-helix transcriptional regulator; this translates as MNKTDRLLAILLELQRKDIIRAEDLAAIFETSVRTIYRDIQALSESGVPIVGAPGIGYSLMEGYFLPPVSFTVEEAVALLIGTDFVEQKFDTDYGMKAQTSRRKIEAILPESVRREVAQVRTTIRLLAVSKGTNHREKTYLETLRIAVLNKRKVRFSYSKKLPEADGNRQSVRVVAPYGLVLLHGSWVLIGQCELRQQMRHFRLSRMDELIMLEDSYQLPSDFNLQDYKQPDDRHVNVRIQANSNIVDKVKEANHFYMESMEEHADGLHVLYRVRQPEELLSWILGWGADVVVLEPESLRERVRTEVEKMLKCY
- a CDS encoding nucleotide excision repair endonuclease, producing the protein MINITIPTPDITITKQVNPELSHIYGFTDFHLIPRDKAGIFMFYNAQEELLFVGKARKLRPRIKKHFEDNVSPIKANRNEVAIIEVCIVEDAVDREIYETYIINSQKAKYNVEKVFFK
- a CDS encoding Crp/Fnr family transcriptional regulator, whose protein sequence is MILHKGETLFRQGESGPLYHLKSGLLKIVRVHEDGSQILVNVIVPDEIIPHHSLISPNPYYGTAMALVTSEVEVLSQKEWYLKLEQDPAQCRAIALQLQDKLRMMQQRIDQLTEVSPAEKLRKLQRWFHSYIAPATLTDVLTQEEIGQFIGLRRETINRLLRASSAPSAKDDDDNASR
- a CDS encoding TetR/AcrR family transcriptional regulator, encoding MEKSSDILTKEQILIATEDTLRRFGVTKSSVTDVAKVLGVSHGTIYRHFKSKAELLEGVTEKWLNEKIIDPLTEICQDSSVLGISHLKRYIQTLVELKQYYARDDEEMFEMYTRVTEQAADLIDQHIAHIVDQLADIIVRGGITADQPPQLARTLFYATARFHHPAHAYEWKNPTIDQEFAEVWMLLEKGIS
- a CDS encoding glutathione peroxidase, with protein sequence MSVYDFQATSINGKPIELSDYRGKVLLIVNTASMCSFSSQFADLQKLYERRREQGFEILAFPCNQFNGKEPGSNSEVQGICQIKHGVTFPLFEKTEVRGSSLHPLFQYLTQQAPFQGFDTQAKDGQWMDDFLQDKYPEIYVGDGIKWNFSKFLIDRGGYVKARFEVTTATCAIDPVIESLL